One Pseudochaenichthys georgianus chromosome 7, fPseGeo1.2, whole genome shotgun sequence DNA segment encodes these proteins:
- the wfdc2 gene encoding WAP four-disulfide core domain protein 3 isoform X3, with amino-acid sequence MEQHGSVWALLLALSALLHFDIVFAVGADDNLTTILPKPGHCPRLLNVIPSHKGCECDEDCPADNKCCVFDCGAVCVPPAFTKPGVCPRRNWGSGMCAEYCSNDNDCPNDEKCCHNGCGHECIAPYTVKRGRCALPQGTSMCAEYCYHDGQCPGEQKCCKTTCGHACSEPC; translated from the exons ATGGAGCAGCACGGGTCAGTTTGGGCACTGCTTTTAGCACTCAGTGCTTTGCTGCACTTTGACATCGTTTTTGCTGTAGGTGCTGATGACAATTTAACAA CGATTCTTCCCAAACCAGGCCACTGCCCACGCCTTCTTAATGTTATCCCATCACATAAGGGGTGTGAGTGTGATGAAGACTGTCCTGCTGACAACAAATGCTGTGTCTTTGACTGTGGAGCTGTCTGTGTCCCCCCTGCTTTCA CCAAGCCAGGAGTGTGCCCTCGCAGGAACTGGGGCTCAGGAATGTGTGCTGAATATTGCTCCAATGACAATGACTGCCCCAATGATGAGAAGTGCTGCCATAATGGATGTGGACATGAGTGCATTGCCCCGTACACAG TGAAGCGGGGTCGCTGCGCTCTTCCCCAGGGGACCTCCATGTGTGCCGAGTACTGCTATCATGACGGTCAGTGCCCAGGAGAACAGAAGTGCTGCAAGACAACCTGCGGCCACGCCTGTAGCGAGCCCTGCTGA